The Pedobacter mucosus genome window below encodes:
- a CDS encoding bifunctional 3,4-dihydroxy-2-butanone-4-phosphate synthase/GTP cyclohydrolase II produces the protein MQTKLNTIEEAVADIKAGKVIIVVDDENRENEGDFLTAAENATPEVINFMATYGRGLICAPLTEERCKELNLELMVGKNTAAYETNFTVSVDLNGHGCTTGISASDRSKTMLALVNPNTNPDELGRPGHIFPLIAKQGGVIRRAGHTEAAVDLARLAGMRPAGILVEILKEDGEMARLPDLFKIAEQHQLKIISIEDLIAYRLKIDSLVKAEVTIDLPTAWGDFKMTAYTQLDNNATHLAISKGEWNADEPILARVHSSCVTGDIFGSCRCDCGSQLHTALEMIQKEGKGIVVYMNQEGRGIGLINKLRSYNLQDAGFDTVEANIKLGFKGDERDYGVGAQILRSEGVTKMRLMSNNPTKRAGLIGYGLEIVESIPIEIASNVHNEKYLKTKRDKMGHSIMKG, from the coding sequence ATGCAAACAAAACTAAATACCATTGAAGAGGCTGTAGCCGATATAAAAGCTGGTAAAGTAATTATCGTTGTAGATGATGAAAATAGAGAAAATGAAGGTGATTTTTTAACCGCTGCTGAAAATGCGACTCCTGAAGTGATCAACTTTATGGCGACATATGGTAGAGGTTTAATTTGTGCACCATTAACTGAAGAACGCTGTAAAGAGCTGAATTTAGAGTTAATGGTTGGAAAAAACACTGCAGCTTACGAAACTAATTTTACGGTATCAGTAGATCTTAACGGGCATGGTTGTACCACTGGTATTTCCGCAAGTGACCGTTCTAAAACGATGTTGGCTTTAGTAAATCCAAATACGAATCCTGATGAATTGGGCCGTCCAGGTCATATTTTCCCGTTAATTGCAAAACAAGGCGGTGTTATACGTCGTGCTGGTCATACAGAAGCCGCCGTGGATTTAGCTCGACTTGCTGGTATGAGACCTGCGGGAATTTTAGTTGAAATATTAAAAGAAGATGGTGAAATGGCCAGACTTCCAGATTTATTTAAAATTGCCGAACAGCATCAATTAAAAATAATTTCTATTGAAGATTTGATCGCTTACCGTTTAAAAATTGATAGTCTTGTTAAAGCTGAAGTTACAATTGATTTACCAACAGCATGGGGCGATTTCAAGATGACGGCTTATACTCAATTGGATAATAATGCAACTCATTTAGCAATTTCAAAAGGCGAATGGAACGCAGATGAACCTATACTTGCTCGTGTACACAGCTCATGTGTTACGGGAGATATTTTTGGATCTTGCCGTTGCGATTGTGGCTCGCAGTTACACACTGCGTTAGAAATGATTCAAAAGGAAGGTAAAGGAATTGTAGTCTACATGAATCAAGAGGGTAGAGGTATTGGACTAATTAATAAGTTACGTTCTTATAACTTACAAGATGCCGGTTTTGATACTGTAGAAGCCAATATCAAACTTGGTTTTAAAGGTGATGAACGCGACTACGGTGTTGGTGCGCAAATTTTAAGATCAGAAGGTGTTACTAAAATGCGTTTGATGAGTAACAATCCAACAAAAAGAGCTGGTTTGATTGGTTATGGGTTAGAAATTGTAGAAAGTATTCCGATCGAAATTGCCAGCAACGTTCACAACGAAAAATACCTAAAAACTAAACGTGATAAAATGGGTCATTCCATTATGAAAGGATAA
- a CDS encoding translocation/assembly module TamB domain-containing protein yields the protein MQFRQVQTYFAQKAAAYLSKELKTTISIKSLYIKPFKSIVFENLLVLDQQKDTLLSTPKFLVDINKFSLNNKIIDVNTVQINNGSFFLKEFKDKTSNLDFIINYFDSGKPTVKKPDSKPFDVNIGRVILNKIAFKYKNYGAKDTVQGKSVNFDNVDLKNLSGIFEGLDMKNHLVKTSIKNLTFSERSGFYLKNLTAITTIDSNAIELKNLLLITNQSRLTDYYKMTFKTYRDFNHYVDNVRMKANFKNSHLTSKDVAFFAPELNSMKLDLDIDGQITGLVNNLKAKNLSIKAGKATYIKGNFIIKGLPKWRETFMDLNIDMAGTNKTDLDEVLAGITGSKKKIIPSIINKFGNINFNGSFTGFQNDFIAYGEFKTKLGRFVSDVNMKIDQKDIPSYTGNVKTYDFNIGSLLDEKSLGKISSSLYVKGRGTELKSLTEKINGDISYIDFNKYRYTNVKIDGTFNKKYFDGKLSINDRNIQLAFDGGVNLNPKLPVFNFNATISNAKLRALKLVKDSLIVDAKFSTNFSGTNLNNLEGKLLIQEIRLQNPKGIYHIDSLQLVANGSGENRNLTINSDIFDASITGEYDLNSIASYYKAIAKTYVPSLKADIIKYKDQIFKFNLQVKKFEPLAQIISPGLELQDGASLIGDFDSRNNTATLNGYVKTLKYNGVVVNNIILDENTTPEQLQLIVTSDRVQLNDSLYIKDVNISNILRNDSLAFNIKMSNADEANQLDLNGLVEFTKSQDTSARLSVLPSILKINSEEWRIQEKVRIELKNGKTQISNFDLTNGMQQLTVDGLISNDPKDLLKVGFKDFSLKTLNPFTKGFGVKLGGKANGNTDVYGLLKTLTVNDNLKIDSLNFNDIYIGTLTDTSSFNSEINKINVFTRVRADGSETFKLTGNLDLNEKEIDLQIKMSDSKLTILEPFVKQLVTHLKGNISSDITVKGKLDKPEINGTLSLDKGELMVNYLKTTYVITDEVEVKNSVINLDKFTLSDLEGHEAIANGTVDLNNIDYPTLDVTLNAQNLMALNTTAKDNSVYFGKAYGTGVFKFIGPTNKMKIDIKAKTEKGTIFNLPLNSSETVSDKDFINFISSDSSKTVKKTTNFDGLTLTFKLSIDPNTTANIFTTLGTLSGKGNAELALNINSFGDFEMSGDYIIETGSFDFTAQEVINKKFEIRQGGTIRWTGNPTAAQINLKAVYALRANLSDLFKAANRDASSNANQRVNTEVEMGLTGLLLQPDIKLDINFPAQPAIKEELQTYFSDQNNLNLQAFSLIIRRSFAQGTGGESIGNQLSSTATSTATELVFNQFNNVLSSLNLNFVDLNVRSLSEANASFKLFNDRLIINAGIVDRNSINDFTLIDFSRNVGSEVEGLFLIKKDGSLIGKVANKPPTQQSIFLNSGISPTANVTSFGLVYNQQFDTFKEFIQKISGAYRRNLKKKQNEVPVKINKTISKEAIMNQGKTPKR from the coding sequence TTGCAATTTCGGCAAGTTCAAACTTACTTTGCGCAGAAAGCTGCTGCCTATTTATCAAAGGAGCTTAAAACCACAATTTCAATTAAAAGCCTGTATATCAAACCTTTCAAATCTATTGTTTTTGAAAACTTATTGGTTTTAGATCAACAAAAAGATACGCTATTAAGCACGCCAAAATTTCTTGTAGATATTAACAAATTCTCCTTGAACAATAAAATTATTGATGTTAACACTGTTCAAATTAACAATGGGAGCTTCTTTTTAAAAGAGTTCAAAGATAAGACAAGTAATCTTGATTTTATCATAAACTATTTTGATTCTGGTAAACCAACTGTAAAGAAACCAGATAGCAAACCTTTCGATGTAAATATTGGTAGAGTTATCCTTAATAAAATTGCTTTTAAGTATAAAAATTACGGAGCGAAAGATACCGTTCAAGGAAAGAGTGTAAACTTTGATAATGTTGATTTAAAAAATCTGAGCGGTATTTTCGAAGGTTTGGATATGAAGAATCACCTGGTAAAAACCAGCATAAAAAATTTAACCTTTAGTGAAAGAAGTGGTTTTTATCTCAAAAACTTAACCGCCATTACAACGATAGATTCTAATGCAATTGAACTTAAAAACCTCTTGCTAATTACCAATCAAAGCAGACTTACGGATTATTACAAAATGACATTTAAAACCTATCGGGATTTTAATCATTACGTTGATAACGTTAGAATGAAGGCTAATTTTAAGAACAGTCACCTCACTTCTAAAGACGTTGCTTTTTTTGCTCCAGAGCTTAATTCCATGAAATTAGATCTAGATATAGATGGCCAAATTACTGGTTTGGTGAATAATCTTAAAGCAAAAAATTTATCAATCAAAGCTGGAAAGGCAACTTACATCAAGGGAAATTTTATTATCAAAGGATTGCCAAAGTGGAGGGAAACCTTTATGGATTTAAATATCGACATGGCAGGAACGAATAAAACGGATTTAGACGAAGTTCTTGCAGGTATTACCGGCAGTAAAAAGAAAATTATTCCAAGCATTATAAATAAGTTCGGCAATATTAATTTTAATGGAAGTTTTACAGGTTTCCAAAACGATTTTATTGCCTATGGTGAATTCAAAACAAAGCTCGGGCGTTTCGTATCTGATGTAAACATGAAAATTGATCAGAAAGATATACCATCTTACACCGGAAACGTTAAAACTTACGACTTCAATATTGGCAGCCTTTTGGATGAAAAAAGTTTAGGAAAGATAAGCTCATCATTATATGTAAAAGGTCGGGGTACAGAGCTAAAAAGCTTAACTGAAAAAATTAATGGCGACATTTCATATATAGATTTTAATAAATATCGATACACGAATGTTAAAATTGATGGAACTTTTAATAAAAAATATTTTGATGGCAAGTTGAGTATAAATGATAGGAATATTCAATTAGCATTTGACGGAGGAGTAAATTTGAATCCTAAACTTCCGGTTTTCAATTTCAATGCAACCATTTCTAATGCAAAATTAAGGGCTTTGAAACTTGTTAAAGACTCTTTAATTGTTGACGCAAAATTCAGCACTAATTTTTCTGGTACTAATCTTAATAATTTAGAAGGTAAACTTTTGATACAAGAGATTAGATTACAAAATCCAAAAGGAATCTATCATATAGATTCTTTGCAACTAGTAGCCAACGGAAGTGGCGAAAACAGAAATCTAACCATTAATTCGGATATTTTTGATGCCAGTATTACCGGAGAATACGATTTAAATTCAATTGCATCATATTATAAGGCCATTGCCAAAACTTACGTTCCTTCTCTCAAAGCAGATATTATAAAATATAAGGACCAGATTTTTAAATTTAATTTACAAGTAAAAAAGTTTGAGCCATTAGCCCAAATTATATCTCCTGGATTGGAGCTTCAAGATGGAGCATCACTCATTGGAGATTTTGATTCCAGAAACAATACGGCAACGCTAAATGGTTATGTCAAGACTTTAAAATATAACGGCGTGGTTGTAAATAATATCATTTTAGATGAAAATACTACACCTGAGCAACTCCAGCTTATTGTAACTTCAGATCGAGTTCAGCTTAATGATAGTTTATATATTAAAGATGTAAATATCTCTAATATATTGAGGAATGATAGCTTGGCTTTTAACATTAAAATGTCTAATGCAGATGAAGCTAACCAGCTAGATTTAAATGGCTTGGTTGAGTTTACAAAAAGTCAGGATACTTCGGCTAGATTAAGTGTATTACCATCAATTTTAAAAATTAATTCAGAAGAATGGCGGATTCAAGAAAAAGTTCGTATTGAGTTAAAAAACGGTAAAACACAGATTAGTAATTTCGACCTGACAAATGGAATGCAACAGCTAACTGTTGATGGTTTAATTTCCAACGATCCAAAAGACTTATTAAAAGTTGGATTTAAAGATTTCAGTCTTAAGACGCTAAACCCATTTACAAAAGGTTTTGGCGTTAAACTAGGTGGAAAAGCAAATGGAAATACTGACGTTTATGGATTGTTAAAAACGCTGACAGTTAATGATAATTTAAAAATAGATTCTTTAAACTTTAACGATATATACATCGGAACTTTAACTGATACTTCATCTTTTAATAGTGAAATAAACAAAATAAACGTATTTACAAGGGTACGGGCTGACGGTTCTGAAACTTTTAAGCTCACAGGAAATCTGGATCTCAATGAAAAGGAAATAGATTTACAGATTAAAATGAGTGATAGCAAATTAACTATCCTTGAGCCTTTTGTGAAACAACTTGTAACTCACTTAAAAGGAAACATTTCTTCAGATATTACAGTAAAAGGGAAGCTTGATAAACCAGAAATCAATGGAACACTTTCATTAGATAAAGGCGAATTAATGGTAAATTACCTTAAAACCACTTACGTAATTACTGATGAAGTTGAAGTAAAAAATAGCGTAATTAATTTAGATAAATTTACATTAAGCGATTTAGAAGGACATGAAGCGATTGCAAACGGAACAGTTGATTTAAATAATATCGACTATCCAACGTTGGATGTAACCTTAAATGCTCAGAATTTGATGGCCCTTAATACGACTGCTAAAGACAATTCAGTTTATTTTGGAAAAGCTTATGGAACTGGTGTTTTCAAATTTATTGGTCCAACTAATAAAATGAAAATAGACATTAAAGCGAAGACTGAGAAGGGAACTATTTTCAATTTACCGTTAAACAGTTCTGAAACGGTTTCTGATAAAGATTTTATTAATTTCATTAGTAGCGATTCTAGTAAAACGGTTAAGAAAACAACTAATTTTGATGGTTTAACACTTACATTTAAATTATCAATCGATCCGAATACCACAGCTAATATTTTTACAACGCTAGGTACTTTAAGTGGAAAAGGTAATGCAGAGTTAGCACTTAATATTAATAGTTTCGGAGATTTTGAAATGTCTGGAGATTATATAATTGAAACTGGAAGTTTTGATTTTACGGCGCAAGAGGTAATCAACAAAAAATTTGAAATTAGACAAGGTGGTACCATTCGTTGGACTGGCAATCCTACGGCTGCACAAATAAATTTAAAGGCTGTTTATGCGTTACGAGCTAATTTAAGTGATCTCTTTAAAGCGGCAAACAGAGATGCAAGTAGCAATGCCAATCAACGGGTTAATACTGAAGTGGAAATGGGCTTAACGGGTTTGCTGCTTCAACCAGATATTAAATTGGATATTAATTTTCCTGCGCAGCCGGCAATTAAAGAAGAACTACAAACTTATTTCAGTGATCAGAACAATCTAAACTTACAAGCTTTTAGTTTAATTATAAGAAGAAGTTTTGCCCAAGGAACAGGCGGAGAATCTATAGGTAATCAGCTTAGTTCTACCGCAACAAGTACCGCAACAGAATTGGTTTTTAATCAATTTAACAATGTTTTATCCTCACTTAATTTAAACTTTGTTGATTTAAATGTAAGATCATTGAGTGAAGCCAATGCATCATTTAAACTATTTAATGATCGATTGATTATAAATGCAGGTATTGTAGATCGAAATAGTATAAATGATTTTACATTAATCGATTTCTCTAGAAATGTGGGCAGTGAGGTTGAAGGTTTATTCCTGATAAAAAAAGATGGAAGTTTGATTGGTAAAGTAGCAAATAAACCACCTACACAGCAGAGTATATTTCTAAACAGCGGAATTAGTCCAACGGCAAATGTTACCTCATTTGGCTTAGTTTATAACCAGCAGTTTGATACTTTTAAAGAGTTTATACAGAAAATTTCTGGAGCCTATAGAAGGAATTTGAAGAAGAAACAGAATGAAGTTCCTGTAAAAATTAATAAAACTATAAGTAAGGAAGCCATTATGAATCAAGGCAAAACTCCAAAGCGATAA
- the tsaD gene encoding tRNA (adenosine(37)-N6)-threonylcarbamoyltransferase complex transferase subunit TsaD — protein MSVILAIESSCDDTSVAICNNGKITANVIANQTIHQNYGGVIPELASRVHQQNIVPTVHQALLNAKVDKKDISAVAFTQGPGLFGSLLVGVSFAKSFALALNIPLISVNHMHAHILAHFIDDPKPKFPFLCLTVSGGHTQIVLIKDYFNMEVVGETLDDAAGEAFDKTAKLLHLPYPGGPLIDKHAQNGNPTAFQFAVPQIADLNFSFSGFKTSILYFIRKQEKENPNFIADNLDDICASVQFSIIQILLNKLKKAAKQFEINEIAIAGGVSANSGLRNALTQIADELDWNVYIPAFQYCTDNAGMIAIAGYQKFLEGDFVGQEVSPMARMEF, from the coding sequence TTGTCTGTCATACTTGCTATTGAGTCTTCTTGTGATGATACTTCTGTTGCTATATGTAACAACGGTAAAATTACGGCCAATGTTATTGCAAACCAAACAATTCATCAAAATTATGGTGGTGTAATTCCAGAATTAGCTTCGCGGGTACATCAACAAAATATTGTGCCAACTGTTCATCAAGCTTTGCTTAATGCAAAAGTTGATAAAAAGGATATTAGTGCTGTGGCTTTTACCCAAGGCCCTGGTCTTTTTGGATCTCTTTTAGTTGGCGTCTCGTTCGCAAAATCATTTGCATTAGCGTTAAATATACCGCTAATTTCTGTTAACCATATGCATGCACATATATTAGCGCACTTTATAGATGATCCTAAACCAAAGTTTCCTTTTTTGTGTCTTACCGTTTCTGGCGGTCATACACAAATCGTGTTGATAAAAGATTATTTTAATATGGAAGTAGTTGGCGAAACCTTGGATGATGCCGCCGGAGAAGCTTTTGATAAGACTGCTAAATTATTGCATTTACCATATCCTGGTGGGCCATTAATCGATAAACATGCACAAAATGGAAATCCAACAGCTTTTCAGTTTGCGGTGCCACAAATTGCAGATTTAAACTTTAGCTTTAGCGGTTTCAAAACTTCTATTTTATATTTTATAAGAAAGCAAGAAAAAGAAAATCCTAATTTCATTGCCGATAATTTAGATGATATTTGTGCATCTGTACAATTTAGCATAATACAGATTTTGCTTAATAAGTTAAAAAAAGCTGCCAAGCAATTTGAAATTAATGAAATTGCGATAGCTGGTGGCGTTTCTGCAAACTCAGGTTTAAGAAATGCGTTAACTCAAATCGCTGATGAACTTGATTGGAATGTATACATTCCGGCATTTCAGTATTGTACAGATAATGCAGGCATGATTGCAATTGCTGGTTATCAAAAGTTTTTAGAAGGTGATTTTGTAGGTCAAGAAGTTTCGCCAATGGCGAGAATGGAATTTTAA
- the recA gene encoding recombinase RecA — MSNGNPDKLKALQLTLDKLEKSYGKGTVMKLGDTNFEPIDFISTGSISLDIALGIGGVPKGRVIEIYGPESSGKTTLATHIIAEAQKRGGIAAFIDAEHAFDQFYAKKLGVDTDNLLISQPDNGEQALEIADNLIRSGAIDVIVIDSVAALVPKSEIEGEMGDSKMGLHARLMSQALRKLTGTISKTGCCCIFINQLRDKIGVMFGNPETTTGGNALKFYASVRLDIRRISQIKDSDEVSGNRVKVKIVKNKVAPPFRIAEFDVMFGEGISKNGEIVDLGVDFGIIKKAGSWYSYGDTKLGQGRDAVKQLLSDNPELADELEAKIKAEVTGDKLEEK, encoded by the coding sequence ATGAGTAATGGCAATCCAGACAAATTAAAGGCCCTACAATTAACTTTAGATAAGCTAGAGAAATCATATGGTAAAGGAACAGTAATGAAACTCGGCGATACGAACTTTGAACCTATAGATTTTATTTCTACAGGATCAATAAGTTTAGATATTGCATTGGGTATTGGTGGTGTTCCAAAAGGACGAGTAATAGAAATTTACGGACCAGAATCTTCAGGTAAAACTACCTTGGCGACACATATTATAGCTGAAGCACAGAAAAGAGGCGGTATTGCTGCTTTTATAGATGCCGAACATGCATTTGATCAATTTTATGCAAAGAAATTGGGTGTTGATACGGATAACTTATTGATTTCGCAACCAGATAATGGTGAGCAAGCATTAGAAATTGCCGACAACTTAATTCGTTCAGGTGCAATTGATGTAATCGTAATTGACTCTGTAGCCGCTTTGGTTCCTAAAAGTGAAATCGAAGGTGAAATGGGTGATAGTAAAATGGGTTTACATGCCCGTTTAATGAGTCAGGCTCTACGTAAATTAACTGGAACGATTTCAAAAACAGGATGTTGCTGCATTTTTATTAACCAGTTGCGTGATAAAATTGGTGTGATGTTCGGTAACCCTGAAACTACCACTGGTGGTAATGCACTTAAATTTTATGCTTCTGTTCGTTTAGATATTCGCAGAATCTCTCAAATTAAAGATTCTGATGAGGTTTCTGGTAACCGAGTTAAAGTTAAAATTGTAAAAAATAAAGTTGCACCGCCTTTCCGAATTGCAGAATTCGATGTAATGTTTGGAGAAGGAATTTCTAAAAATGGCGAGATTGTAGATTTAGGTGTTGACTTTGGAATTATTAAAAAAGCTGGATCTTGGTACTCTTACGGAGATACAAAATTAGGCCAAGGAAGAGATGCTGTTAAACAATTACTAAGCGACAACCCTGAATTAGCAGATGAACTTGAGGCAAAAATTAAAGCTGAAGTAACTGGTGATAAATTGGAAGAGAAATAG
- the nth gene encoding endonuclease III, whose translation MLKKERYKLFVEHFSAKQPDAETELHYNNPYQLLVAVILSAQCTDKRINMVTPALFQRFPNAKMLAEVTPDIVYDYIKSVSYPNNKAKHLVGMANILLNEFDNVVPSDIDQLQKMPGVGRKTANVIASVIYNAPAMAVDTHVFRVANRLGLTNGKTPLAVEKDLVKGLPQQDIHIAHHWLILHGRYVCVARSPKCEVCEITYLCRYFERLTAQNEKNSLNKGLKVTS comes from the coding sequence ATGCTCAAAAAAGAACGCTATAAACTTTTTGTAGAACACTTTTCGGCTAAGCAACCTGATGCCGAAACCGAATTGCATTATAATAATCCATATCAGCTTTTAGTTGCTGTAATTCTATCGGCTCAATGCACCGATAAAAGAATAAATATGGTTACGCCGGCCTTATTTCAAAGATTTCCTAACGCAAAAATGTTAGCGGAAGTTACACCAGATATTGTATATGACTATATTAAAAGTGTAAGTTATCCGAATAATAAAGCTAAACACTTAGTTGGAATGGCTAATATTTTATTAAACGAATTTGATAATGTTGTACCTTCAGATATTGATCAACTTCAAAAAATGCCAGGTGTTGGTCGGAAAACTGCTAACGTAATCGCTTCAGTAATCTACAATGCACCAGCCATGGCTGTAGATACCCATGTATTTCGGGTGGCTAACCGTTTAGGTTTAACCAATGGTAAAACTCCGTTAGCAGTAGAAAAAGATTTAGTTAAAGGCTTACCACAGCAAGATATTCACATTGCGCACCATTGGCTAATTTTACATGGCAGATATGTTTGTGTAGCTCGAAGTCCGAAGTGCGAGGTTTGTGAAATTACTTATCTATGCCGCTATTTTGAAAGGTTGACAGCTCAAAATGAAAAAAATTCGTTGAACAAAGGGTTAAAAGTTACTAGTTAA
- a CDS encoding MFS transporter, with translation MNKNLLPLTLGGLGIGITEFVMMGLLPDIAKDLSITIPQAGYLISAYALGVVIGAPLLIIIAGKYPPKKILIALMVMFTIFNAFSAFAPTFNTLFIARLLSGLPHGAFFGVGSVVASRIAEKGKSAQAVSLMFMGLTIANIVGVPLGTYIGHNFSWRISFAVVVLVGLITLLSLKLWLPALEAAKNRNLKSELSFFKKREAWIIIFMISIGTGGLFTWYSYIAPLMTEVAGFSPESVTYILMLAGAGMMVGNFIGGILADKYSPAKASAALLLIMVVTLTIVHFIAANQVLTLVMTFVTGAVSFALAAPIQMLMIQTAKGSEMLAASASQASFNIGNALGAFFGGLPLVYGFDYTSPAYVGAAMALVGSLFAFWLIKNNQGITEQVKIPVTSFH, from the coding sequence ATGAACAAAAATTTGCTCCCACTAACCTTAGGTGGATTAGGAATTGGAATAACAGAATTTGTAATGATGGGTTTATTGCCTGATATTGCAAAAGATTTATCCATTACTATCCCTCAAGCTGGTTACTTAATATCGGCCTATGCGTTAGGCGTTGTAATTGGCGCACCCCTATTAATCATTATTGCTGGTAAATATCCACCAAAAAAAATCTTGATTGCCTTAATGGTAATGTTTACCATTTTTAATGCTTTTTCTGCCTTTGCTCCTACCTTTAACACCTTATTTATTGCACGCTTGCTATCTGGCTTACCTCATGGAGCATTCTTTGGAGTAGGATCTGTTGTTGCGAGTCGCATTGCAGAAAAAGGAAAATCTGCACAAGCGGTTTCACTCATGTTTATGGGATTAACCATTGCAAATATAGTTGGCGTTCCTTTGGGGACTTATATTGGCCACAATTTCTCATGGAGAATTTCTTTTGCAGTAGTGGTTTTAGTCGGACTTATAACTTTACTGAGCTTAAAATTGTGGCTTCCTGCTTTAGAAGCAGCAAAAAATCGCAATTTAAAATCAGAATTAAGCTTTTTTAAAAAGAGGGAAGCCTGGATTATTATTTTTATGATTTCCATTGGAACTGGCGGCCTCTTCACCTGGTATAGCTACATTGCCCCCTTAATGACAGAGGTTGCAGGTTTTTCACCAGAATCCGTAACCTATATATTAATGTTGGCTGGTGCAGGAATGATGGTTGGAAATTTTATAGGTGGAATTTTAGCTGATAAATATTCTCCTGCGAAAGCATCGGCTGCGTTATTACTAATTATGGTAGTTACGCTAACCATTGTTCATTTTATTGCAGCAAACCAAGTTTTAACATTAGTGATGACATTTGTAACCGGTGCAGTTTCCTTTGCGCTTGCAGCCCCAATCCAAATGTTAATGATTCAAACCGCAAAAGGTTCTGAAATGTTGGCTGCATCTGCAAGTCAGGCCAGTTTTAACATAGGAAACGCATTAGGAGCATTTTTTGGTGGTCTGCCTTTAGTTTATGGTTTTGATTATACTTCGCCTGCTTATGTTGGCGCTGCAATGGCTTTGGTTGGCTCACTTTTTGCATTTTGGTTAATTAAGAATAATCAAGGCATAACTGAACAAGTAAAAATTCCTGTAACATCTTTTCATTAA
- a CDS encoding RNA polymerase sigma factor: protein MNLQSYNDQDLVKLYVTGNENGLQELLRRHKSKIYTSIYLLVKDQYLAEDIFQDAFIKVINTLRSGRYNEEGKFLPWVMRIAHNLVIDYFRKEKRTPIITSSDGMDVFNMLHFYDESAEEKMLRDQTHKDLKAMIQLLPDEQKEVLLMRHYADLSFKEIADLTDVSINTALGRMRYALSNLRKLLKTKEMTYKG, encoded by the coding sequence ATGAATTTACAATCATACAATGATCAGGACCTGGTAAAGTTATATGTTACCGGGAACGAGAATGGATTGCAAGAACTTTTACGAAGACATAAAAGTAAAATTTATACTTCTATCTACTTGTTGGTTAAAGACCAATATTTGGCGGAGGATATTTTTCAAGACGCTTTCATAAAAGTAATAAACACATTGCGATCTGGCAGATATAACGAGGAAGGCAAGTTCTTACCTTGGGTAATGCGTATTGCGCATAATTTAGTTATCGATTATTTCAGAAAAGAAAAACGTACTCCAATAATAACGAGTTCGGATGGAATGGACGTATTTAATATGCTGCACTTTTATGATGAAAGCGCAGAAGAAAAAATGCTAAGAGACCAAACTCATAAAGATTTGAAAGCGATGATTCAATTATTGCCTGATGAGCAAAAAGAAGTGCTTTTAATGCGCCATTATGCTGATCTTTCGTTTAAAGAAATAGCTGATTTAACTGATGTAAGCATCAATACAGCTTTAGGTAGAATGCGCTATGCTTTAAGCAATTTAAGAAAGTTGCTTAAAACAAAAGAGATGACTTATAAAGGGTAA